One genomic window of Cupriavidus sp. P-10 includes the following:
- a CDS encoding AAA family ATPase, translated as MHCTNCGFENPAGTTFCEQCRARLVHTCPQCGHELSPNAKFCSECGAPVSASLQAASALVQPAASAPIHYTPPHLAVRILAEQAALESRGETAGERKTITALFADMAGSTALIHDLDPEEAHQLIAPIVELMMDAVHYYEGFVAKSLGDGILALFGAPIAHEDHPQRALYAALHMQEAMRRHSGRTRLDRGMPLQIRVGVHTGEVMVRSIRKDDLHTDYDPVGHTIHIAARLEAMATPSSILVSEATHKLTEGYFAFKALGATQIKGVPEPLAVYEVLGLGLLRTRLQVATRRGLARFVGRQLELEQVHKAMDEVKAGHGQIVGVVGEAGVGKSRLFHEFKRLSPRGCLVVETFSVSHGRSFAYFPLIELLKNYFQITSQDDERRCREKVTGRVLTLDHSLEGIVPYLLYLLGVAGQSSVLAQMDPQIRRQRTFDAIARLLVRESINEPLEIVFEDLQWLDSETEAFLVFFIECVPNARILLLVNYRPEYQHDWGLKNDYTQLRLDPLGSVDAQRLLTELLGDDAGLTALKLLVLEKTEGNPFFIEEVVQTLVEEGALLGDPGRYRIEKTPTALHIPTTVQGVLAARMDRLPTAEKELLQILAVIGREFPLSLIRQVVGQPEVDLRRLLSRLETGEFIYERAAFPEVEYVFKHALTQEVAGNSMLMERRSVLHERTAQAIETLFHSRLKDYWSELAHHYSLSGNIPKAVEYLQCAGQQAFQRSASLEAIRQLSAALAMLERLPDTPQRVQQELALQLDIGPAWMAARGYGAPEVEATYTRALALCEQVGEPSQLFSVQMGLRTYYQLRADYATAKELGERLLGLAENSQNPGMLMQAHFLRGVTLFRLGELGMAHTHVQQSVTLHDAEPPDGGTFLHGRDHPGMQGRRILALILWYLGYPDQAIKRSQEALILARASHPLGLAHTLAVTTELHQLRHEAQLAMDCAEAIVTLSTEQGFPLHLAWGTILQGWALASLGHSEEGIARMRRGLTAYQATGAQLGRSYFLALLAETYGNAGQAEAGQNTLVEAMAMLDRTGERYYEAELHRLKGELLVHEPSARTDRSAGDDKAEVCFHKAIAVARHQRAMSLELRAVLSLARLWQRQGKTAAARQMLAEIRGSFTEGFDTADLWQAERLLERL; from the coding sequence ATGCACTGCACAAATTGCGGGTTCGAGAATCCGGCAGGAACCACGTTCTGCGAACAATGCAGGGCTCGGCTTGTGCACACCTGCCCGCAATGTGGGCACGAACTGAGTCCCAACGCCAAGTTCTGCAGCGAATGCGGTGCGCCCGTGAGCGCGTCGTTGCAAGCGGCGTCCGCACTTGTTCAACCAGCGGCTTCTGCGCCCATTCATTACACACCTCCCCACCTCGCCGTTCGCATCCTGGCTGAGCAGGCGGCCCTGGAATCCCGCGGCGAAACCGCCGGTGAGCGCAAGACCATCACGGCGCTTTTCGCCGATATGGCTGGATCCACAGCATTAATCCACGACCTGGACCCGGAAGAAGCGCACCAGCTGATCGCCCCCATCGTCGAACTTATGATGGACGCCGTGCATTACTACGAGGGCTTCGTCGCGAAATCGCTGGGCGATGGGATCCTGGCCCTGTTCGGCGCCCCGATTGCCCACGAGGACCATCCCCAGCGGGCACTATATGCGGCGCTGCACATGCAGGAAGCGATGCGCCGCCATAGCGGCCGGACCCGCCTGGACCGAGGCATGCCGCTGCAAATTCGCGTCGGTGTCCATACGGGCGAGGTCATGGTGCGCTCGATCCGCAAGGACGATCTTCACACGGACTACGACCCGGTAGGGCACACGATCCATATTGCTGCACGACTGGAGGCGATGGCCACGCCCTCGTCGATCCTCGTGAGCGAGGCCACCCATAAGCTGACCGAGGGATATTTCGCGTTCAAAGCCCTGGGCGCGACTCAAATCAAGGGCGTTCCCGAGCCGCTTGCCGTCTACGAAGTACTCGGCCTCGGCTTGTTGCGCACACGACTGCAAGTTGCCACGCGACGCGGGCTGGCCCGGTTCGTAGGCCGCCAGTTGGAGTTGGAGCAAGTGCATAAGGCGATGGATGAGGTCAAGGCCGGACACGGGCAAATCGTCGGCGTCGTGGGAGAAGCCGGGGTTGGGAAGTCGCGGCTGTTCCATGAGTTCAAACGGCTCTCGCCGCGAGGTTGTCTGGTGGTGGAAACTTTTTCGGTCTCACATGGCAGATCATTCGCCTATTTTCCGTTGATCGAGCTCTTGAAGAACTACTTCCAGATCACCAGCCAAGATGATGAGCGAAGGTGCCGGGAGAAAGTCACCGGCCGCGTGCTGACCCTCGACCATAGTCTCGAAGGCATCGTGCCCTACCTGCTCTACCTGCTGGGGGTCGCCGGGCAGAGTTCGGTATTGGCGCAGATGGATCCGCAGATTCGGCGTCAACGTACATTCGACGCAATTGCGCGACTGTTGGTGCGTGAAAGCATCAATGAGCCCCTCGAGATCGTGTTCGAGGACCTGCAATGGCTGGACAGCGAAACCGAGGCTTTCCTCGTGTTTTTTATCGAGTGTGTGCCAAACGCCCGGATCCTCCTGCTCGTGAACTATCGGCCCGAATATCAGCACGACTGGGGCCTCAAAAACGACTACACCCAACTGCGACTGGATCCCTTGGGGTCCGTCGACGCCCAGCGCCTGCTGACCGAGTTGCTCGGTGATGATGCCGGGCTCACGGCTCTCAAACTGCTTGTCCTCGAGAAGACGGAGGGCAATCCTTTTTTCATCGAAGAGGTGGTCCAGACCTTGGTCGAGGAAGGTGCGCTGCTCGGCGATCCTGGGCGTTATCGGATCGAGAAGACCCCGACCGCGCTGCATATCCCGACGACTGTGCAGGGCGTGCTCGCGGCCCGTATGGACCGGCTGCCCACCGCGGAAAAGGAGCTGCTGCAGATTCTTGCCGTGATCGGCAGGGAGTTTCCATTGAGTCTGATCCGGCAGGTCGTCGGGCAGCCGGAAGTCGACCTACGCCGTCTGCTGTCCCGCTTGGAGACCGGAGAATTCATTTACGAGCGGGCTGCATTTCCGGAGGTGGAGTATGTGTTCAAACATGCACTGACTCAGGAAGTCGCTGGTAACTCGATGCTCATGGAACGGCGTAGCGTGTTGCACGAACGCACGGCACAGGCCATCGAGACGCTTTTCCATAGTCGGCTCAAGGACTATTGGAGCGAGCTCGCGCACCACTACAGCCTGAGCGGCAACATTCCGAAAGCCGTGGAGTACCTGCAGTGCGCCGGGCAACAGGCCTTCCAGCGTTCCGCCAGTCTCGAAGCAATCCGACAGCTCAGCGCGGCCCTGGCGATGCTCGAGCGTCTGCCCGACACGCCCCAGCGGGTCCAGCAAGAACTCGCGCTACAACTGGACATCGGTCCGGCCTGGATGGCCGCAAGAGGTTATGGCGCGCCGGAGGTGGAGGCGACCTACACTCGCGCGCTCGCATTGTGCGAACAGGTTGGAGAACCTTCGCAGCTCTTCTCAGTGCAGATGGGGCTGCGGACCTATTATCAATTGCGTGCCGACTACGCGACCGCAAAAGAGCTGGGGGAGCGACTCCTCGGCTTAGCTGAAAACTCACAGAACCCCGGGATGCTGATGCAGGCTCATTTTTTGCGCGGGGTGACTCTGTTTCGTTTGGGCGAACTCGGTATGGCTCATACCCACGTGCAGCAGTCGGTTACCCTCCACGACGCAGAGCCGCCGGACGGAGGGACCTTTCTTCACGGACGGGACCACCCGGGGATGCAGGGCCGGAGGATCTTGGCCTTGATTCTGTGGTACTTGGGCTATCCGGATCAGGCCATCAAGCGAAGCCAGGAGGCGCTCATCCTGGCTCGTGCCTCTCACCCTCTTGGCCTCGCCCACACCTTGGCTGTTACCACCGAGCTACATCAGTTGCGGCATGAGGCGCAACTGGCCATGGACTGCGCCGAGGCGATCGTCACGCTTTCGACCGAGCAGGGGTTTCCGCTTCACCTGGCGTGGGGAACTATCCTTCAGGGCTGGGCGCTGGCCTCGCTCGGACATAGCGAGGAAGGAATTGCCCGAATGCGTCGAGGCCTGACCGCCTATCAGGCCACGGGCGCACAACTTGGAAGGTCATACTTTCTGGCCCTGCTGGCTGAAACCTATGGGAACGCAGGGCAAGCCGAGGCAGGCCAGAATACCCTGGTCGAGGCAATGGCCATGCTGGACAGGACCGGGGAGCGCTACTACGAAGCGGAGCTGCATCGACTCAAGGGTGAACTGCTGGTTCATGAGCCAAGCGCCCGGACCGATCGATCCGCGGGCGACGACAAGGCGGAAGTGTGTTTTCACAAAGCCATCGCAGTGGCGCGCCACCAACGTGCCATGTCGCTGGAGCTGCGAGCGGTGCTGAGCTTGGCTCGGCTTTGGCAACGACAAGGCAAGACGGCAGCAGCGCGGCAGATGCTTGCCGAAATTCGCGGCTCCTTCACGGAAGGCTTCGACACCGCTGACTTGTGGCAAGCCGAGAGACTACTTGAGCGTCTGTGA
- a CDS encoding tautomerase family protein, translated as MPIIQIIMVKGRPDELVKHCIKGIANTVHETLGVPLESVRVIACEVPATHWAAGDVTKDEQRAQNGVPQ; from the coding sequence ATGCCGATCATTCAAATTATCATGGTCAAAGGTCGTCCCGATGAGCTCGTCAAGCATTGCATCAAGGGCATCGCGAATACAGTTCACGAGACCCTCGGGGTACCGCTTGAAAGCGTACGCGTCATTGCGTGTGAGGTCCCAGCCACGCACTGGGCTGCGGGGGATGTGACCAAGGATGAGCAGCGTGCGCAAAACGGCGTTCCGCAATAG
- a CDS encoding SDR family NAD(P)-dependent oxidoreductase, translating into MDLDLKNRVVIITGGSRGIGLACARAFAAEGAKVGIISREPTGLRAAVDALGQAGHAVAAEPADLQDPDSAEAAFRAIEGRLGPVDVLINSAGGAKRVVPAELNAKAWRVAMDAKYFTYMHAIDAALKTMVSRRQGAIVNIIGTGGKIASPLHLPGGAANAALMLVSSGLANAWGKHNIRVNAINPGATYTDRVKNALETESRLTGKSEAELLKANEDRIPLGRYAHPEEVARTALFLASNCASYVTGALVTMDGALNPMVV; encoded by the coding sequence ATGGATCTCGATCTGAAAAACAGGGTTGTCATCATCACAGGCGGAAGCCGGGGGATCGGTCTGGCGTGCGCGCGTGCGTTCGCGGCCGAGGGCGCCAAGGTGGGCATTATCTCCCGCGAGCCAACCGGGTTGCGGGCTGCAGTGGATGCCTTGGGCCAGGCGGGACATGCAGTGGCAGCAGAGCCTGCCGACCTGCAGGACCCTGACAGCGCGGAAGCGGCGTTCCGAGCGATTGAAGGCCGGCTGGGTCCGGTCGATGTTCTGATTAACTCCGCTGGCGGCGCAAAGCGCGTTGTGCCAGCGGAACTGAACGCCAAGGCTTGGCGAGTTGCAATGGACGCGAAGTACTTCACGTACATGCACGCTATCGACGCAGCATTGAAAACAATGGTGTCGCGCCGGCAGGGGGCCATTGTCAACATCATTGGGACGGGCGGGAAGATTGCCAGTCCGCTCCATCTGCCTGGAGGGGCAGCGAATGCTGCGCTGATGCTGGTCTCGTCAGGACTCGCCAACGCATGGGGCAAGCACAACATCCGCGTGAATGCCATTAATCCCGGCGCCACCTATACCGACCGGGTCAAGAATGCGCTGGAAACCGAATCCAGGCTTACCGGAAAGTCCGAAGCTGAACTGCTAAAGGCGAACGAGGATCGGATCCCGCTCGGCAGATACGCCCACCCGGAAGAAGTAGCGCGGACTGCGTTATTCCTCGCGTCGAATTGCGCAAGCTACGTGACTGGGGCGTTGGTCACCATGGATGGTGCTCTGAATCCGATGGTGGTGTGA